In Arthrobacter burdickii, one DNA window encodes the following:
- the rsmD gene encoding 16S rRNA (guanine(966)-N(2))-methyltransferase RsmD, translating to MTRIIAGAAGGSTLTSVEGNGTRPTSDRVKEALFSSLESYGVIHGAHVLDLYAGSGSLGVESASRGAASVDLVESADRAAAVAQRNADLVNRVLGWTAVRVHRTKVETYLERVAPELTWDLVLMDPPYSVREDGVLAVLAALRTRLSEGAVVVVERSARTPEPEWPAWLERFSDKKYGETRLWFLEPAVD from the coding sequence ATGACCCGAATCATCGCCGGAGCCGCGGGCGGCTCGACCCTCACCAGCGTCGAGGGAAACGGGACGCGGCCCACGTCCGACCGCGTGAAGGAGGCCCTGTTCTCGAGCCTGGAATCCTACGGAGTGATCCACGGAGCGCACGTCCTGGACCTCTATGCCGGGTCCGGCTCGCTCGGGGTGGAGAGTGCGAGCCGCGGTGCGGCCTCCGTGGACCTCGTCGAGTCCGCCGACCGGGCGGCCGCCGTCGCCCAGCGCAACGCGGACCTGGTGAACCGCGTGCTGGGCTGGACAGCCGTCCGCGTGCACCGGACGAAGGTCGAGACGTACCTCGAGCGCGTGGCGCCGGAGCTGACCTGGGACCTCGTCCTGATGGACCCGCCCTACAGCGTCCGCGAGGACGGGGTGCTCGCCGTCCTCGCGGCCCTGCGGACACGGCTGTCGGAAGGCGCCGTCGTCGTGGTCGAGCGATCCGCGAGGACGCCGGAACCGGAATGGCCCGCGTGGCTCGAACGCTTCTCGGACAAGAAGTACGGCGAGACGCGCCTGTGGTTCCTGGAGCCCGCCGTCGACTGA
- a CDS encoding YcnI family copper-binding membrane protein, which yields MTSSYPQRAFTGVVLTTAGLMALGLGAASAHVSVAPTSTTENGYSQLTFSVPSESETAATNKLEVQLPTGQPFTSVRVKPVEGWTAEVVSGALPEPVTTTDGATLTEAPLSVVWTAEPGSEISQQEYQTFSISVGPLPEAGSTVLLPTAQSYTDGEVVEWNQETEGEEEPEKPAPSFVTTAAVEGDASHGGPEATEAPEAIDAEQASATAGSPSALAWVGLVAGLLGLAAGVTALLRTRRRA from the coding sequence ATGACCTCGTCCTACCCCCAGCGCGCCTTCACCGGCGTCGTCCTCACCACCGCCGGTCTGATGGCCCTCGGCCTCGGTGCCGCAAGCGCCCACGTCTCGGTCGCACCTACGTCCACGACCGAGAACGGCTATTCCCAGCTCACCTTCAGCGTGCCCAGCGAGTCCGAGACCGCAGCGACCAACAAGCTCGAGGTGCAGCTTCCCACCGGTCAGCCCTTCACCTCGGTCCGCGTCAAGCCCGTCGAGGGCTGGACGGCGGAGGTCGTCTCCGGCGCCCTGCCCGAGCCGGTCACGACGACCGACGGCGCAACGCTCACCGAAGCTCCCCTGTCCGTCGTATGGACCGCGGAGCCGGGCTCGGAGATCTCGCAGCAGGAATACCAGACCTTCTCGATCTCCGTGGGACCCCTGCCCGAGGCAGGCTCCACGGTGCTGCTCCCGACCGCCCAGTCCTACACCGATGGTGAGGTCGTCGAGTGGAACCAGGAGACCGAGGGCGAGGAGGAGCCCGAGAAGCCGGCGCCGTCCTTCGTCACCACCGCAGCGGTCGAGGGCGACGCATCCCACGGAGGCCCGGAGGCCACCGAGGCCCCGGAGGCCATCGACGCCGAGCAGGCCTCGGCGACGGCAGGATCCCCGTCGGCACTCGCGTGGGTAGGTCTCGTCGCGGGCCTGCTCGGACTGGCCGCCGGCGTAACCGCACTGCTCCGGACGCGGCGCAGGGCATAA
- the modA gene encoding molybdate ABC transporter substrate-binding protein translates to MKTRPSRFRLLALAAPAVVVLAAGCGSGAPADGRPERTGEAVDGAITVFAAASLTAPFTDLAARFEEAHPGADVTLTFAGSSDLATQITEGAPADVFASADTRNLDRVAGAELLAADAVPFATNTLELAVPSDNPAGISSLADAARPGVKTVVCAQQVPCGAATAQVEEAADVDLTPVSEESSVTDVLGKVVSGEADAGLVYVTDVRAAGDAVLGIPLPEAAGGTTTYPIAALAGRKDTATAQAFVDYVLGADGRAVLGAAGFGAP, encoded by the coding sequence GTGAAGACGCGGCCGTCCCGCTTCCGGCTCCTGGCACTCGCCGCGCCCGCCGTCGTCGTGCTGGCCGCCGGCTGCGGGAGCGGCGCTCCTGCGGACGGACGCCCCGAGCGGACCGGCGAGGCTGTCGACGGCGCCATCACCGTCTTCGCGGCGGCGTCCCTCACGGCGCCCTTCACCGACCTGGCTGCGCGGTTCGAGGAGGCTCACCCCGGCGCGGACGTCACGCTCACCTTCGCGGGGTCGTCCGACCTCGCCACGCAGATCACCGAGGGCGCACCCGCCGACGTCTTCGCCTCCGCCGACACGAGGAACCTGGATCGGGTCGCCGGCGCGGAGCTGCTCGCCGCAGACGCGGTCCCGTTCGCCACCAATACCCTCGAACTCGCCGTCCCGTCTGACAATCCCGCCGGGATCTCGTCCCTCGCGGACGCCGCCCGGCCCGGCGTGAAGACGGTCGTCTGCGCCCAGCAGGTCCCCTGCGGTGCAGCGACGGCGCAGGTCGAGGAGGCCGCGGACGTCGACCTGACGCCGGTCAGCGAGGAGTCGTCCGTCACCGATGTCCTGGGGAAGGTGGTCTCCGGAGAGGCGGACGCAGGCCTCGTCTACGTCACGGACGTCCGGGCGGCGGGAGACGCGGTCCTCGGCATCCCCCTTCCCGAGGCAGCCGGTGGAACGACCACCTACCCCATCGCGGCGCTCGCCGGGAGGAAGGACACAGCCACCGCGCAGGCATTCGTCGACTACGTGCTCGGGGCGGACGGGCGGGCAGTGCTCGGGGCGGCTGGTTTCGGTGCGCCCTGA
- a CDS encoding sulfate/molybdate ABC transporter ATP-binding protein, whose translation MGFTFTATLPERGFDVSFELAPGETLAVLGPNGAGKSTLLDLVAGLLAPAAGRAELDGTLLFDVGAGRRVLTQPRHRGVALLAQEALLFPHLTVLENVAFGPRSRGQHRSAARSTARHWLERVGVDDLASRRPAHLSGGQAQRVAVARALAADPSLLLLDEPLAALDVSVAPALRTLLREVLAERPTILVTHDPLDAFLLADRVLILEGGRIVESGATGDVLTRPVTSFGARLAGLNLVPGRRTTGGFRADNGLDVPLEHEAPVGARLALAVRPVSVGVSRTAEDGPGWSWIGAEVDDIEHRGDLVRVHAAGLAADVAPAAAVGLGIAPGVRIFLGVRPADATVYPVDETGLRSPAGGR comes from the coding sequence ATGGGCTTCACCTTCACGGCGACCCTCCCGGAACGGGGCTTCGACGTGTCGTTCGAGTTGGCCCCGGGGGAGACGCTCGCCGTCCTCGGCCCGAACGGGGCGGGGAAGTCGACCCTGCTCGACCTGGTGGCGGGGCTCCTGGCTCCGGCAGCAGGCCGGGCGGAACTGGACGGCACGCTCCTCTTCGACGTCGGGGCCGGCCGGCGCGTCCTGACCCAGCCACGCCACCGCGGTGTCGCGCTCCTGGCGCAGGAAGCGCTGCTGTTCCCCCACCTCACGGTGCTGGAGAACGTCGCGTTCGGGCCACGGAGCCGCGGGCAGCACAGGTCTGCAGCCCGGTCGACGGCGCGGCACTGGCTCGAACGCGTCGGCGTGGACGACCTCGCCTCCCGCAGGCCCGCCCACCTGTCGGGCGGGCAGGCGCAGCGCGTCGCCGTCGCCCGGGCGCTGGCCGCCGACCCGTCGCTGCTGCTGCTCGACGAACCGCTCGCGGCACTGGACGTCAGCGTCGCCCCGGCCCTCCGCACCCTCCTGCGGGAGGTCCTGGCCGAACGGCCGACCATTCTCGTGACGCACGACCCGCTCGACGCCTTCCTGCTCGCGGACCGGGTGCTCATCCTCGAGGGCGGCAGGATCGTCGAGTCGGGCGCCACGGGAGACGTCCTGACACGCCCCGTGACGAGTTTCGGCGCACGCCTCGCCGGCCTGAACCTCGTGCCGGGGCGGCGGACGACGGGGGGATTCCGGGCGGACAACGGACTGGACGTACCGCTGGAGCACGAAGCGCCGGTCGGAGCGCGCCTCGCCCTCGCCGTACGCCCGGTCAGTGTCGGAGTGTCCCGGACAGCGGAGGACGGGCCGGGGTGGAGCTGGATCGGAGCGGAGGTCGACGACATCGAACACCGCGGCGACCTCGTGCGGGTGCATGCTGCGGGGCTTGCCGCCGACGTCGCCCCGGCGGCCGCCGTCGGGCTCGGAATCGCCCCCGGTGTGCGGATCTTCCTCGGCGTCCGTCCTGCGGATGCAACCGTCTATCCCGTGGACGAGACCGGTCTGCGAAGTCCCGCGGGCGGACGATAG
- a CDS encoding ABC transporter permease: MSGASLPRWVVAIAVVGGLFVVLPLVALALRVDWPRFVPLVTSDSAQAALLLSLRTSLTAAFLCVVVGVPMALVLARTSFRGQRLVRSLVLLPLVLPPVVGGIALLYTFGRRGLLGSSLHALGIDIAFSTTAVVMSQSFVALPFLVLSLEGALRSAGTRYEAVGATLGAGRWTVLRRITLPLVLPSLVSGTVLSFARALGEFGATLTFAGSLEGTTRTLPLEVYLQRETDPDAAVALSLILVAVAIAVVGVAHRVRPLGGSAMPSIRPANDRDPVR, translated from the coding sequence GTGAGCGGCGCGAGCCTGCCCCGCTGGGTGGTGGCGATCGCCGTCGTGGGCGGCCTGTTCGTCGTCCTGCCGCTGGTGGCTCTGGCCCTGCGGGTCGACTGGCCCCGCTTCGTCCCCCTCGTCACGTCGGACAGCGCGCAGGCGGCGCTCCTGCTCAGTTTGAGGACCTCCCTCACGGCGGCGTTCCTCTGTGTCGTGGTCGGCGTGCCCATGGCCCTCGTCCTCGCCCGGACCTCGTTCCGGGGACAGCGGCTCGTCCGGTCGCTCGTGCTCCTGCCGCTGGTGCTCCCGCCGGTGGTCGGCGGTATCGCCCTGCTCTACACCTTCGGGCGGCGCGGACTGCTCGGCAGCAGCCTCCACGCGCTGGGCATCGACATCGCCTTCTCGACGACGGCGGTCGTGATGTCGCAGTCCTTCGTGGCGCTACCCTTCCTCGTCCTCAGCCTCGAAGGGGCACTGCGCTCGGCCGGCACCCGCTACGAGGCCGTCGGGGCGACCCTCGGAGCGGGACGCTGGACGGTCCTCCGGCGGATCACACTGCCCCTCGTACTGCCGTCGCTCGTGTCGGGAACGGTGCTTTCCTTCGCCCGGGCGCTGGGCGAGTTCGGGGCCACACTGACCTTCGCGGGCAGCCTCGAAGGCACCACGAGGACGCTCCCGCTGGAGGTCTACCTGCAGCGGGAGACGGATCCGGACGCCGCCGTCGCCCTCTCGCTCATCCTCGTCGCAGTGGCCATCGCCGTCGTCGGCGTCGCACACCGGGTCCGGCCGCTCGGGGGCAGCGCGATGCCGTCGATCCGGCCGGCGAACGACCGCGATCCGGTCCGCTGA